The proteins below come from a single Miscanthus floridulus cultivar M001 chromosome 1, ASM1932011v1, whole genome shotgun sequence genomic window:
- the LOC136488345 gene encoding uncharacterized protein, with protein sequence MASSSSPSNPASPQPPPLLLPPPEPASAPAPPPPLPDARPRPSPTVADGVRGLLRSGKALIRAVFFGGNSGQPRLPVKHQQHHLQQQQQQHPHNPGDIMKRIQRETFSDVMKFKEKHDQIEHILSLYKTGKGFEFLDLPIQVKIALDAVGALFLVDRTEFEQAKAILDKVGRRTGLSSRFVFESKTRGKDTIAAELSTQLGAGGHLGRPVELTRLQYSARINKWLSMTLVPFGARCNNFLHSSSMIQNLGIQASFGGPPSFFDHHNCGAGLRIEGSKFTASFAELIFGSGGLDSGGGGTNRMTTFGQVSCKPANDVKLSLSGIWQVHSLSPLFNNLGILAIPLGSLKPENPTVSGTEHTELSVKFNNQTDVSATSHTVVAVHGASPSVQLPQSMALMVDCELYETLRTEGWFQMEGSNHGPVRWGFTLSDIPDNELGWGVKVSGGTAEEKRRNQLQHLVLEGFLNFNVGKGARLQPGLVCAKMEGKMTPALFLRSSWAM encoded by the exons ATGGCCTCTTCGTCCTCACCCTCCAACCCCGCGTCGCCACAGCCGCCGCCTCTGCTGCTGCCCCCGCCGGAGCCTGCATCTGCACCCGcgcctccaccgccgctgccGGATGCCAGGCCCAGGCCGAGCCCCACCGTCGCCGATGGCGTCCGCGGCCTGCTCAGGTCCGGCAAGGCGCTCATCCGCGCCGTCTTCTTCGGGGGTAACTCCGGCCAGCCGCGCCTTCCCGTGAAGCATCAGCagcatcaccttcagcagcagcagcagcagcacccgcATAACCCT GGTGATATCATGAAGCGCATACAAAGAGAAACATTTTCCGATGTCATGAAATTCAAGGAGAAACATGATCAGATCGAACACATCCTTTCGTTGTATAAAACTGGCAAAGGGTTTGAGTTCCTAGATCTCCCTATCCAGGTGAAAATAGCACTTGATGCTGTCGGGGCACTGTTTCTTGTCGACCGTACTGAATTCGAACAAGCAAAAGCAATCCTTGACAAGGTGGGGAGAAGAACGGGCCTCAGTTCAAGGTTCGTCTTTGAGTCAAAGACCAGGGGCAAAGACACAATTGCTGCAGAGCTCTCAACTCAGCTTGGAGCAGGTGGCCATTTGGGGAGACCTGTAGAGCTGACTAGGCTGCAGTACAGTGCTCGGATCAACAAATGGCTGTCGATGACCTTAGTCCCGTTTGGAGCCCGGTGCAACAACTTCTTGCATAGTTCAAGCATGATTCAG AATCTAGGGATTCAAGCCTCTTTCGGCGGTCCACCTTCATTTTTCGACCATCACAACTGCGGTGCTGGTTTGAGAATCGAAGGGTCCAAATTCACCGCCTCCTTTGCTGAGCTAATCTTCGGTTCAGGAGGACTAGACAGTGGGGGCGGAGGAACTAACCGCATGACAACATTCGGGCAAGTGTCCTGCAAACCAGCCAATGATGTCAAGCTCAGTTTGTCGGGAATTTGGCAGGTCCACTCATTGTCGCCCCTGTTCAACAATCTCGGAATCCTTGCTATTCCACTAGGCAGCCTAAAACCAGAAAACCCCACCGTAAGCGGTACAGAACATACAGAATTGAGTGTGAAGTTCAACAATCAGACTGATGTCAGTGCCACTTCACACACCGTAGTGGCAGTGCACGGTGCCTCTCCCTCTGTGCAGCTACCGCAGTCGATGGCGCTGATGGTGGACTGCGAGCTGTATGAAACTCTCAGGACAGAGGGGTGGTTTCAGATGGAGGGGTCCAACCATGGACCAGTGCGCTGGGGCTTTACCTTGTCCGACATCCCAGATAATGAACTCGGGTGGGGCGTGAAGGTGAGCGGCGGCACGGCTGAAGAGAAGAGGAGGAATCAGCTGCAGCACCTAGTACTGGAAGGATTCCTCAACTTCAACGTTGGTAAGGGCGCAAGGCTGCAACCAGGACTTGTGTGTGCCAAAATGGAGGGTAAGATGACGCCAGCGCTGTTTCTGCGCTCGTCGTGGGCCATGTGA